In Opisthocomus hoazin isolate bOpiHoa1 chromosome 3, bOpiHoa1.hap1, whole genome shotgun sequence, a genomic segment contains:
- the LOC142360787 gene encoding uncharacterized protein LOC142360787: MRTRIPGAGPGPALLVRPRMPGASAGADPHCRSRCRSRCGPALLVPFSVRTRIPGAGAGPGPALPEPVQTCITGPGAAPHCRSRCRSSPAFPVPVPVPHCRSRSSPAFPVPVPVPHCRSRSSPAFPVPVRTRIASPGAGPRPAPHCRSRSRCRSRSSPAFPVPVRPRIAGPGAADWLAPRHRAPPPPRTAITAPGPAPAAPRTPAAAAMAAPRRTPALALVALLVVAAAVADEPASPLDVALSAEGQTPEPVSPAKLEASGESDLTTSAQRLGKGLTPVGFGGADPSTSESLGSDSSSLDALHGGSFGAGAMAGEARGGPIVDVPAQSNESEEGGDRDEDSEEALAPQGI; the protein is encoded by the exons ATGCGGACCCGCATTCCCGGTGCCGGTCCTGGTCCCGCATTGCTGGTGCGGCCCCGCATGCCCGGTGCCAGTGCCGGTGCAGACCCGCATTGCCgctcccggtgccggtcccggtgCGGCCCCGCATTGCTGGTCCCGTTCTCGGTGCGGACCCGCATTCCCGGTGCTGGTGCCGGTCCCGGTCCCGCATTGCCGGAGCCGGTGCAGACCTGCATTACCGGCCCCGGTGCGGCCCCACATTGCCGGTCCCGGTGCCGGTCCAGCCCCGCAttcccggtgccggtcccggtcCCGCATTGCCGGTCCCGGTCCAGCCCCGCAttcccggtgccggtcccggtcCCGCATTGCCGGTCCCGGTCCAGCCCCGCATTCCCGGTGCCGGTGCGGACCCGCATTGCCAGTCCCGGTGCCGGTCCCCGTCCAGCCCCGCAttgccggtcccggtcccggtgccggtcccggtcCAGCCCCGCATTCCCGGTGCCGGTGCGGCCCCGCATTGCCGGTCCCGGTGCGGCGGATTGGCTGGCCCCGCGCCACCGggcccctcccccgccccgcacggCTATaacggccccgggcccggcccccgcagcgccgagaacccccgcagcagcagccatggccgcGCCCCGCAG GACCCCGGCGCTGGCCTTGGTCGCCCTCCTGGTCGTGGCCGCGGCGGTGGCCGATG AGCCCGCGAGCCCCCTGGACGTGGCCCTTTCTGCGGAAGGACAGACGCCAG AGCCCGTCAGCCCTGCCAAGCTGGAGGCCTCCGGAGAGA gtgacCTCACCACCTCGGCACAGCGCCTGGGCAAAG GCCTGACCCCGGTGGGCTTCGGGGGTGCGGACCCCTCGACGAGCGAATCCCTGGGCAGCGACTCCTCCAGCCTCGACGCCCTCCATGGCGGCTCCTTCGGCGCGGGCGCCATGGCCGGCGAGGCCCGGGGTG GTCCCATCGTGGACGTCCCAGCCCAGTCCAACGAGTCGGAGGAGG GAGGGGACCGCGACGAGGACTCGGAGGAGGCCCTGGCACCCCAAG GGATCTGA